The Pseudomonas sp. DG56-2 genome contains a region encoding:
- a CDS encoding heme ABC transporter permease, producing MKSSVISWTWFHKLGSPKWFYSISGRMLPWLAVAAILLIGIGAIWGLAFAPQDYQQGNSFRIIYIHVPAAMLAQSCYVMLAVAGVVGLVWKMKIADVALQCAAPIGAWMTAVALVTGAIWGKPTWGSWWVWDARLTSMLILLFLYFGLIALGHAITNRESAAKACAVLAIVGVINIPIIKYSVEWWNTLHQGATFTLTEKPAMPAEMWLPLLLTVVGFYCFFGAVLLLRMRLEVLKREARTSWVREEVLNSLGREMAR from the coding sequence ATGAAAAGCAGCGTAATCAGCTGGACGTGGTTTCATAAACTGGGTTCGCCCAAGTGGTTCTATTCCATCAGCGGCCGCATGCTGCCCTGGCTGGCGGTCGCCGCGATCCTGTTGATCGGCATTGGCGCCATCTGGGGATTGGCTTTTGCCCCTCAGGATTATCAGCAGGGCAACAGCTTTCGCATCATCTACATTCACGTACCGGCTGCCATGCTGGCGCAGTCCTGCTACGTGATGCTTGCGGTGGCCGGTGTGGTCGGGCTGGTATGGAAGATGAAGATTGCCGACGTTGCCTTGCAGTGTGCAGCGCCGATTGGCGCTTGGATGACTGCGGTGGCGCTGGTTACCGGTGCCATCTGGGGCAAGCCGACCTGGGGCAGTTGGTGGGTTTGGGATGCCCGACTGACCTCTATGCTGATTTTGCTGTTCCTGTACTTCGGTCTCATCGCCCTGGGGCATGCCATCACCAATCGTGAAAGCGCGGCCAAGGCCTGTGCGGTCTTGGCGATTGTCGGGGTGATCAATATCCCGATCATCAAGTACTCGGTGGAGTGGTGGAACACCTTGCACCAGGGGGCCACCTTCACCCTTACCGAGAAACCGGCCATGCCAGCCGAGATGTGGCTGCCATTGTTGCTGACGGTGGTGGGTTTCTACTGTTTCTTTGGCGCGGTGCTGTTGCTGCGCATGCGCCTTGAAGTACTCAAGCGCGAGGCGCGCACCAGTTGGGTCAGGGAGGAGGTATTGAACAGCCTGGGTCGGGAGATGGCACGATGA
- a CDS encoding GFA family protein, which produces MSLIKNGSCLCGAVKLSANLEKASVSTCHCSMCRTWGGGPLFSVHCSQPVTFTAGQPVVYDSSEWAERCFCGRCGTHLLYRLKNGQFDSVSVGVLQGGTDWVFDLQVYIDEKPNYYCFANDTPTMTRAEVEALFN; this is translated from the coding sequence ATGTCCCTGATAAAAAACGGCAGTTGTCTGTGTGGCGCAGTCAAACTGAGTGCCAACCTGGAGAAGGCCAGCGTCAGTACTTGCCATTGCAGCATGTGCCGCACGTGGGGAGGTGGGCCGTTGTTTTCCGTGCACTGTTCGCAGCCGGTAACGTTCACTGCCGGTCAGCCGGTGGTCTATGACTCTTCCGAATGGGCAGAGCGCTGCTTCTGTGGCCGGTGCGGCACACATCTTTTGTATCGACTGAAAAACGGCCAGTTCGATTCTGTCTCGGTCGGTGTTCTGCAAGGTGGCACTGATTGGGTCTTTGACTTGCAGGTGTACATCGATGAGAAGCCGAACTATTACTGCTTCGCCAACGACACACCGACCATGACCCGCGCCGAAGTAGAGGCACTGTTCAACTGA
- the ccmA gene encoding cytochrome c biogenesis heme-transporting ATPase CcmA, with product MTPHLQAVGLACERDWRMLFENLEVHLSAGDMLQISGPNGSGKTSLLRLLAGLMSPTAGEIRLDGKPLAEQRSELARILIWIGHAAGIKDLLSPEENLAWLCALHTPAEPAAIWKALETVGLRGFEDVPCHTLSAGQQRRVALARLYLNSPPLWILDEPFTALDKQGVAQLEAHLAAHCEQGGMVVLTTHHTLARKPSGYRELNLGQWAA from the coding sequence GTGACCCCTCATCTCCAAGCCGTGGGCCTGGCCTGCGAGCGCGACTGGCGAATGCTGTTCGAAAACCTCGAAGTGCACCTGAGCGCAGGCGACATGCTGCAGATCAGCGGCCCTAATGGCAGCGGCAAAACCAGCCTGTTGCGCCTGCTGGCCGGGCTCATGAGCCCCACTGCCGGAGAGATTCGCCTCGACGGCAAGCCTCTGGCCGAACAACGCAGCGAACTGGCGCGGATTCTGATCTGGATTGGTCACGCAGCAGGGATCAAGGATCTGCTCAGCCCGGAAGAAAATCTTGCCTGGCTCTGCGCCCTGCACACGCCTGCCGAGCCTGCGGCCATCTGGAAGGCGCTTGAGACCGTCGGCCTGCGCGGCTTTGAAGACGTGCCGTGCCATACCTTGTCGGCGGGTCAGCAGCGTCGTGTGGCCTTGGCGCGTCTGTACCTGAACAGTCCGCCTTTGTGGATTCTCGATGAACCTTTCACTGCCCTCGACAAGCAGGGCGTGGCCCAGCTCGAGGCACACCTGGCCGCCCATTGCGAGCAGGGCGGAATGGTCGTGCTGACCACCCACCACACCCTGGCGCGCAAGCCGTCCGGTTACCGTGAACTCAATTTGGGGCAGTGGGCCGCATGA
- the ccmD gene encoding heme exporter protein CcmD, translating into MSFASFSDFLAMGHHGLYVWSAYGICLLVLALNVAMPLQARRRYLQEEARRLRRENKQ; encoded by the coding sequence ATGAGTTTTGCCTCTTTCAGTGATTTTCTCGCCATGGGCCATCACGGCCTGTACGTCTGGTCGGCCTACGGCATTTGCCTGCTGGTACTGGCCTTGAACGTTGCCATGCCTTTGCAGGCCCGGCGCCGTTACCTGCAAGAAGAGGCGCGTCGCTTGCGCCGGGAGAACAAACAGTGA
- the ccmI gene encoding c-type cytochrome biogenesis protein CcmI: MTDFWLAAGLLLLVALSFLLIPVLRGRRAQLEEDRTALNVALYQERVAELTAQQAAGVLDDAQLAKGRDEAARELLSDTENAEPQRLGRLGKPLPLLAAVLVPLMGLGLYLHFGASEQVELTQQFAKAPQSMEEITARLERAVEMQPDSAEGLYFLGRAYMAQERPADAAKVFERAANLAGRQPELLGQWAQALYFANGKQWNEQLQALTDEALKADPNEVTSLGLLGIAAFESEHFQQAIDYWNRLLAQLPEGDASRAALQGGIERAQDKLKAGEGKVAQAPATTPAVASTGARLKVRVELAAALKDKVKPDDTVFIFARASSGPPMPLAAKRVTVAQLPIEVELGDSDAMMPSMKLSSFPEVQLVARVSRAGQPTQGEWIGQSSPLASSTTAAQHLTIDSPDQ, translated from the coding sequence ATGACTGATTTCTGGCTTGCTGCAGGCCTGCTGTTGCTGGTGGCCCTGAGCTTTTTGCTGATCCCGGTGTTGCGTGGCCGTCGTGCGCAACTGGAAGAAGACCGCACCGCACTCAACGTTGCGCTGTACCAGGAGCGGGTCGCTGAACTGACCGCGCAACAGGCCGCCGGCGTGCTTGATGACGCACAGTTGGCCAAAGGGCGCGACGAAGCTGCTCGGGAGCTGTTGAGCGATACCGAAAATGCCGAGCCTCAGCGTCTTGGGCGGTTAGGCAAACCGCTGCCCTTGCTGGCCGCAGTGCTGGTGCCCTTGATGGGCCTGGGCCTGTACCTGCATTTTGGCGCCAGCGAGCAGGTCGAACTGACCCAGCAATTTGCCAAAGCGCCGCAGTCGATGGAAGAAATCACCGCACGTCTTGAGCGGGCGGTCGAGATGCAACCCGATTCGGCTGAAGGTCTGTACTTCCTCGGTCGTGCCTATATGGCCCAGGAGCGTCCCGCCGATGCCGCGAAAGTCTTCGAGCGTGCTGCCAACCTTGCAGGTCGCCAGCCGGAGTTGCTCGGGCAGTGGGCCCAGGCGTTGTACTTCGCCAACGGCAAACAGTGGAACGAGCAACTGCAAGCGCTTACCGATGAGGCACTGAAGGCCGATCCAAACGAGGTCACCAGCCTTGGCCTGCTCGGTATCGCAGCATTCGAGAGTGAGCACTTCCAGCAGGCTATCGATTACTGGAACCGGTTGCTGGCGCAGTTGCCCGAAGGCGATGCATCACGTGCCGCCTTGCAAGGCGGTATAGAACGCGCCCAGGACAAGCTCAAGGCGGGTGAAGGCAAAGTTGCCCAAGCACCGGCAACGACTCCGGCAGTAGCGTCTACTGGGGCCCGGCTCAAGGTGCGTGTGGAGCTTGCCGCTGCGCTAAAGGACAAGGTCAAGCCTGACGATACGGTGTTTATCTTTGCCCGCGCCAGCTCCGGCCCACCCATGCCACTGGCGGCCAAGCGTGTGACCGTTGCCCAACTGCCCATCGAGGTGGAACTGGGTGACAGTGACGCAATGATGCCGAGCATGAAACTGTCGAGCTTCCCTGAAGTCCAACTGGTTGCGCGCGTATCTCGCGCTGGCCAGCCGACCCAGGGTGAATGGATCGGTCAAAGCAGCCCGCTGGCCAGCAGCACTACCGCGGCGCAGCACCTGACCATCGACAGCCCGGACCAGTAA
- a CDS encoding DMT family transporter, with the protein MKQGVAYAGIAGAMWGLVLMVPQWLPEFSPVLLTCARFVLFGLVTLVLAVPMRKAVGRLTFADLWMLGRLALIGNVLYFICLVAAIQRLGVAPASLIVGVLPLTITLYGRHDSGGVALKQLVGPLLLILAGMLCINLQTFAVEPGETGDKFVGVLYALAALVCWTWYAVNNSRYLKQCGHFDSHQWSVLCGVMTGVFSLMLVVILALWQPAQLQVEVPAERWWLFWAYSLGCAIFGSWLAALLWNAASKRMPLTLSGQLIVFETLFALLYAFIWRQSGPTLLEALAIILVIGGVCWSMRQHGSPATLAKPVHS; encoded by the coding sequence GTGAAACAGGGTGTGGCCTATGCCGGGATAGCCGGAGCGATGTGGGGACTGGTGCTGATGGTGCCGCAGTGGTTGCCAGAATTTAGTCCGGTGCTGCTCACTTGCGCGCGTTTTGTGCTGTTTGGTCTGGTGACACTGGTATTGGCGGTGCCAATGCGCAAAGCGGTGGGTCGACTGACTTTCGCCGACCTGTGGATGCTTGGACGCTTGGCGCTGATCGGTAACGTGTTGTATTTCATTTGCCTGGTAGCCGCAATCCAACGGCTCGGGGTGGCACCGGCCTCATTGATTGTCGGTGTCCTGCCGCTGACCATCACCCTGTATGGTCGCCATGACAGCGGCGGCGTTGCGCTCAAGCAGCTGGTTGGGCCATTACTGCTGATTCTGGCCGGCATGCTGTGTATCAATCTGCAGACCTTTGCGGTTGAACCGGGGGAGACAGGCGACAAATTCGTCGGCGTCCTCTATGCCCTGGCGGCACTCGTGTGTTGGACCTGGTACGCGGTTAATAACAGCCGCTATCTCAAGCAGTGCGGCCATTTTGACAGCCACCAGTGGTCCGTATTGTGTGGGGTGATGACGGGGGTGTTCAGTCTGATGTTGGTGGTAATTCTCGCCCTGTGGCAGCCTGCGCAACTGCAGGTCGAAGTGCCCGCTGAGCGCTGGTGGCTGTTCTGGGCGTATAGCCTGGGTTGCGCAATATTCGGTTCGTGGTTGGCCGCATTGCTTTGGAACGCGGCCTCCAAGCGCATGCCATTGACCTTGAGTGGCCAACTGATCGTCTTCGAAACCTTGTTCGCCTTGCTTTATGCCTTTATTTGGCGGCAAAGCGGACCGACACTACTGGAGGCTCTGGCGATTATCCTGGTTATTGGCGGCGTGTGTTGGTCGATGCGCCAGCATGGCAGCCCGGCGACGCTTGCCAAACCGGTTCATTCTTGA
- a CDS encoding DsbE family thiol:disulfide interchange protein, which yields MKRWIMVLPLAVFLLVAVFLYRGLFLDPTELPSAMIGKPFPAFALKSVQDGKALTQADLIGKPALVNVWATWCPSCKVEHPYLNKLAEQGVVIHGVNYKDDNAAAIKWLAEFHNPYQLNIEDDQGSLGLNLGVYGAPETFLIDAKGIIRYKHVGVVDATVWREQLAPMYQGLVDEAKP from the coding sequence ATGAAGCGTTGGATCATGGTGCTGCCGCTGGCAGTGTTTCTGCTGGTGGCGGTGTTCCTCTACCGGGGCTTGTTCCTCGACCCCACCGAGCTGCCATCGGCAATGATCGGCAAGCCATTCCCGGCCTTTGCGCTCAAGTCAGTGCAGGACGGTAAGGCGCTTACCCAGGCAGACCTGATCGGCAAGCCGGCACTGGTCAACGTCTGGGCTACCTGGTGCCCATCGTGCAAGGTCGAGCATCCGTACCTGAATAAACTGGCCGAGCAGGGCGTGGTGATCCATGGGGTCAACTACAAGGACGACAATGCCGCTGCGATCAAGTGGCTGGCCGAGTTCCACAACCCTTATCAGCTCAATATCGAGGATGATCAAGGTTCGCTGGGCTTGAACCTGGGCGTGTACGGTGCGCCGGAAACCTTTCTGATCGACGCCAAGGGCATCATCCGTTACAAACACGTCGGTGTTGTCGACGCGACGGTCTGGCGCGAGCAACTGGCGCCTATGTACCAGGGCCTGGTCGATGAGGCCAAACCATGA
- the ccmB gene encoding heme exporter protein CcmB, translating into MSVFVLLLRREARLLFRRPAELANPLVFFSIVVALFPLAVGPETQLLQTLSPGLVWVAALLSVLLSLDGLFRSDFEDGSLEQWVLSSHPLPLLVLAKVLAHWAFSGLALVLLAPLLALMLGLPSACLPVLLASLLLGTPVLSLLGAVGAALTVGLKRGGLLLALLILPLYIPVLILGSGALQAALQAMPATGYLLWLGSLTALAVTLAPFAIAAGLKISVGE; encoded by the coding sequence ATGAGTGTCTTCGTCTTGTTGTTGCGCCGTGAAGCGCGACTGTTGTTCCGGCGTCCGGCAGAACTTGCCAACCCCTTGGTATTTTTCTCAATTGTTGTCGCATTGTTTCCATTGGCGGTCGGTCCTGAGACTCAATTGTTGCAAACCTTGTCTCCAGGACTGGTCTGGGTAGCGGCACTTTTGTCGGTTTTACTCTCGCTGGACGGGCTTTTTCGCAGTGATTTCGAGGATGGATCACTGGAGCAGTGGGTCCTTTCGTCGCACCCCCTCCCTCTTCTGGTACTGGCGAAAGTACTGGCACACTGGGCCTTTTCCGGGCTGGCACTGGTATTGTTGGCACCCTTGCTGGCGCTGATGCTAGGTTTGCCTTCGGCGTGCCTGCCGGTCCTGTTGGCATCGTTGTTGCTCGGTACTCCGGTGCTGAGCCTGTTGGGCGCTGTAGGTGCGGCCCTGACAGTCGGTTTGAAACGTGGCGGTTTGCTCCTGGCGCTGCTGATTTTGCCGCTATACATCCCGGTATTGATCCTGGGCAGTGGCGCTTTGCAGGCGGCACTGCAAGCTATGCCGGCGACCGGTTATCTGCTCTGGCTTGGCAGCCTGACCGCCTTGGCAGTAACTCTGGCACCCTTTGCAATAGCCGCTGGCCTGAAGATCAGCGTCGGCGAATAA
- the ccmE gene encoding cytochrome c maturation protein CcmE, translating to MNPQRKKRLFIILGLLAGVGIAVGLALSALQQNINLFYTPTQIANGEAPLDTRIRAGGMVEKGSLQRSGDSLDVRFVVTDFSKSVPITYRGILPDLFREGQGIVALGKLNAEGVVVADEVLAKHDEKYMPPEVTKALQESGQVANDAGAKP from the coding sequence GTGAATCCGCAACGCAAGAAGCGCCTGTTCATCATCCTCGGCCTGCTGGCCGGGGTAGGCATCGCTGTAGGCCTGGCCTTGAGCGCCCTGCAGCAGAACATCAACCTGTTCTACACCCCGACCCAGATCGCCAATGGCGAGGCGCCGCTCGATACCCGCATTCGGGCGGGCGGTATGGTCGAGAAAGGCTCGCTGCAACGTTCGGGCGACTCGCTCGACGTACGCTTTGTAGTGACCGACTTCAGCAAGTCGGTACCGATTACCTACCGCGGCATTCTTCCGGACTTGTTCCGTGAAGGGCAGGGCATTGTTGCCTTGGGCAAACTCAATGCCGAAGGCGTAGTGGTGGCCGACGAAGTGCTGGCCAAGCACGATGAAAAGTACATGCCACCGGAAGTGACCAAGGCGCTGCAGGAAAGCGGCCAGGTTGCCAACGATGCCGGAGCCAAACCATGA
- a CDS encoding 2-hydroxyacid dehydrogenase, giving the protein MSKTVLVLVETVDDYLPLLEQAGYRLIRAQTPLSRAEAVIRHADEIDAVLTRGPLGLTAAEIGALSGLQIICVIGAGYEQVDLAAAAARGITVTNGAGANATAVADHAMAMLLALLRDIPRADASTRRGEWNRVISPSVSGKRMGIIGLGAVGLAIAKRAALGFDMTVSYHNRRPRETAPYSFYDSPLRLAQAVDILVVATPGGAGTEHLVDAQVLAALGREGYLLNIARASVVDSNALVQALQQGIIAGAGLDVFDDEPDVPEALKALGNTVLTPHVAGQSPEAARDTVALVLRNLNAFFAGETVLTPVPM; this is encoded by the coding sequence ATGAGTAAGACAGTCCTGGTACTGGTAGAAACCGTTGACGATTACCTGCCGTTGCTGGAGCAGGCAGGGTATCGTCTGATTCGAGCCCAGACCCCCCTGTCGCGTGCCGAAGCTGTTATCCGTCATGCCGACGAAATCGACGCGGTACTGACCCGTGGTCCATTGGGGCTGACCGCCGCGGAAATCGGCGCGTTGTCGGGGCTGCAAATCATCTGCGTGATCGGTGCCGGCTATGAACAGGTGGATCTTGCCGCTGCCGCAGCCCGTGGCATTACCGTTACCAATGGTGCGGGCGCCAACGCCACGGCAGTGGCCGACCATGCCATGGCCATGCTGCTTGCGCTGCTGCGAGACATTCCTCGCGCGGATGCCAGTACCCGACGAGGCGAATGGAATCGGGTGATCAGTCCTTCGGTATCGGGCAAGCGTATGGGCATTATCGGTCTTGGCGCGGTGGGTTTGGCCATTGCCAAGCGTGCGGCGCTAGGCTTTGACATGACTGTCAGCTATCACAACCGCCGCCCGCGTGAGACTGCGCCCTACAGCTTTTACGACAGTCCGCTGAGGCTGGCGCAAGCCGTGGATATCCTGGTGGTGGCAACGCCGGGCGGAGCGGGCACTGAGCACCTGGTGGATGCTCAGGTGCTCGCTGCATTGGGCCGCGAGGGCTATCTGCTCAATATCGCTCGCGCCAGTGTGGTCGATTCCAATGCCCTGGTGCAGGCCTTGCAGCAAGGCATTATTGCCGGTGCGGGGTTGGACGTTTTCGATGACGAACCCGATGTGCCAGAGGCACTGAAAGCACTGGGCAACACTGTGCTGACCCCTCATGTTGCGGGTCAATCCCCGGAAGCTGCGCGTGACACGGTAGCGTTGGTGCTGCGCAACCTGAATGCATTCTTTGCTGGAGAAACGGTGTTGACGCCAGTGCCCATGTGA
- a CDS encoding heme lyase CcmF/NrfE family subunit produces the protein MIPELGQLAMILAICFACVQATVPLLGAWRGDSLWMSLGRPAAWGQFAFLAFAFGCLTHAFMTDNFSVAYVANNSNSALPWYFKFSAVWGAHEGSLLLWAMILGGWTFAVSIFSRQLPQVMLARVLAVMGMISVGFLSFLIVTSNPFQRLLPQVPTDGADLNPLLQDIGLIVHPPMLYMGYVGFSVAFAFAIAALLGGRLDAAWARWSRPWTLVAWAFLGIGITLGSWWAYYELGWGGWWFWDPVENASFMPWLVGTALIHSLAVTEKRGVFKSWTVLLAIAAFSLSLLGTFLVRSGVLTSVHAFASDPERGVFILIFLLFVVGGSLTLFAMRAPVVKSQVGFALWSRETLLLANNIVLVVAASMILLGTLYPLILDALTGAKLSVGPPYFDALFIPLMALLMVVMAIGVLVRWKDTPSKWLLGMLTPVLIGSAVLAPVGGLLVDDFDWQVLTTFALAAWIVLAGARDILDKTRHKGLFKGLRGLNRSYWGMHVAHLGLAVCALGVVLSSNNSAERDLRLAPGESVELAGYQFVFEGAKHFEGPNFTSDKGTVRVIEDGREISVLHPEKRLYTVQQSMMTEAGIDAGFTRDLYVALGEPLDNGAWAVRVHVKPFVRWIWLGGLLTGLGGLLAAMDGRYRVKVKARVREVLGMSGATA, from the coding sequence ATCATTCCCGAACTCGGCCAACTGGCGATGATTCTGGCCATCTGCTTTGCGTGTGTGCAAGCCACCGTGCCGCTGCTCGGCGCCTGGCGTGGCGACAGCTTGTGGATGAGCCTGGGACGGCCGGCGGCCTGGGGGCAATTCGCTTTCCTGGCGTTTGCCTTTGGCTGTTTGACTCATGCGTTCATGACCGACAACTTCTCGGTTGCCTATGTTGCCAATAACTCCAACAGCGCCTTGCCGTGGTATTTCAAGTTCAGCGCGGTATGGGGGGCTCATGAAGGTTCGCTGCTGCTCTGGGCAATGATCCTCGGTGGCTGGACGTTCGCCGTGTCGATCTTTTCCCGGCAGTTGCCACAGGTCATGCTGGCACGGGTGCTGGCGGTAATGGGCATGATCAGCGTCGGCTTCCTGTCGTTTCTGATTGTCACCTCCAACCCGTTTCAGCGCCTGCTGCCGCAGGTGCCGACAGACGGTGCCGACCTCAACCCACTGCTGCAGGACATTGGCCTGATCGTTCACCCGCCGATGCTGTACATGGGCTATGTAGGTTTCTCAGTCGCCTTCGCCTTTGCCATCGCCGCCTTGCTCGGCGGCCGTCTGGACGCCGCCTGGGCCCGCTGGTCACGACCGTGGACGCTGGTCGCCTGGGCCTTCCTGGGTATTGGTATCACCCTGGGCTCGTGGTGGGCCTATTACGAGCTGGGCTGGGGCGGCTGGTGGTTCTGGGACCCGGTGGAAAACGCCTCGTTCATGCCCTGGCTGGTGGGCACGGCACTGATTCATTCCCTGGCCGTCACTGAAAAGCGTGGGGTGTTCAAAAGCTGGACTGTGTTGCTGGCCATCGCGGCGTTCTCGTTGAGCCTGCTTGGCACCTTCCTGGTTCGTTCCGGTGTTCTGACCTCGGTGCATGCTTTCGCCTCCGACCCGGAGCGCGGCGTGTTCATCTTGATCTTCCTGCTGTTTGTCGTCGGCGGTTCGCTGACGCTGTTCGCCATGCGCGCGCCGGTGGTCAAGAGCCAGGTTGGCTTTGCCTTGTGGTCGCGAGAAACATTGCTGCTGGCCAACAACATTGTGTTGGTTGTCGCGGCGTCGATGATTCTGCTTGGCACGCTGTATCCGTTGATTCTTGATGCGCTCACCGGCGCCAAGCTCTCCGTCGGCCCGCCGTACTTCGATGCGTTGTTCATTCCGCTCATGGCGTTGCTCATGGTGGTCATGGCAATCGGTGTGCTGGTGCGCTGGAAAGACACCCCGAGCAAATGGCTGCTGGGCATGCTGACCCCCGTGCTGATTGGCAGCGCCGTACTGGCGCCGGTTGGTGGCCTGCTGGTCGATGACTTTGATTGGCAAGTACTGACCACCTTCGCCCTGGCGGCGTGGATCGTGCTCGCAGGTGCTCGGGACATCCTCGACAAGACCCGTCACAAAGGGTTGTTCAAGGGACTGCGGGGTCTCAATCGCAGCTATTGGGGCATGCACGTTGCGCATCTGGGCCTGGCGGTTTGTGCGCTGGGTGTGGTGTTGTCGAGCAACAACAGTGCCGAGCGCGACCTGCGCCTGGCGCCGGGCGAGTCGGTTGAGTTGGCGGGTTATCAGTTCGTCTTCGAGGGCGCCAAGCACTTTGAAGGGCCGAACTTCACCTCCGACAAGGGCACCGTGCGGGTGATCGAGGATGGCCGCGAGATCAGCGTGCTGCATCCGGAAAAACGCCTGTATACCGTGCAGCAATCGATGATGACTGAAGCGGGCATCGACGCCGGCTTCACTCGTGACCTTTATGTGGCCCTTGGCGAGCCGCTGGACAACGGTGCGTGGGCGGTGCGTGTACACGTCAAGCCATTCGTGCGCTGGATCTGGCTGGGCGGTCTGCTGACCGGCCTCGGTGGCCTGCTGGCGGCCATGGACGGACGTTATCGAGTCAAGGTCAAAGCCCGCGTACGTGAAGTACTGGGCATGTCTGGAGCAACTGCATGA
- a CDS encoding cytochrome c-type biogenesis protein, whose translation MKRWLATAVLGLSLAGVTQAAIDTYQFADDAERARYHDLTKELRCPKCQNQDIADSNAPIAADLRREIFRMLGEGKSNQQIIDFMVDRYGDFVRYKPELTARTWLLWFGPGVLLIGGFGLLALIVRKRRAQSAGGPVDLSPEERERLAKLLDKEQTHD comes from the coding sequence ATGAAGCGCTGGCTAGCCACAGCAGTGCTGGGCCTGAGCCTGGCTGGAGTGACCCAGGCTGCCATCGACACCTATCAGTTCGCCGATGATGCCGAGCGCGCGCGTTATCACGACCTGACCAAGGAGTTACGTTGCCCCAAGTGTCAGAACCAGGACATCGCTGACTCCAATGCACCGATTGCCGCCGACTTGCGCCGGGAGATTTTCCGCATGCTGGGCGAGGGCAAGAGCAATCAGCAGATCATCGACTTCATGGTCGATCGCTATGGTGATTTCGTACGCTACAAGCCCGAGTTGACCGCGCGTACCTGGCTGCTCTGGTTTGGCCCCGGCGTATTGCTGATTGGCGGCTTTGGTTTGCTGGCACTGATCGTGCGCAAGCGTCGGGCGCAGAGCGCTGGTGGCCCTGTCGACCTTTCCCCCGAGGAGCGTGAGCGCCTCGCCAAATTGCTGGACAAAGAACAGACCCATGACTGA
- a CDS encoding LysR substrate-binding domain-containing protein has protein sequence MSRFSRHLPPLDTLIAFEAVVRTGSFTRAAGELYLTQSAVSKQIKLLEEHLGAVLFDRRARGIALTSAGEGFSAIVEPMLESLLNNVLRLKAGHSSRNVSVICTHAVAQYWLFPLLLRFNEQHPELTVNIHASNEISERDIADYDFGILYGHGHWSSLKADKLFDEVIYPIASVKRSLPDVDSLEQLRTLPLIQLDASAWNCLDWQDWFSHQGLRYQAPAEAVTFNQVNLVFEAVLQGMGVGLGWEFMARERIEQGAIRQVSAFVVHTGQADYLVHDKQVSRSAAAQVFADWLLALS, from the coding sequence ATGAGTCGATTCAGTCGTCACCTACCTCCACTGGATACTTTGATAGCCTTTGAAGCCGTGGTGCGCACCGGCAGTTTTACCCGCGCCGCCGGTGAGCTTTACTTGACCCAAAGCGCTGTCAGCAAGCAGATCAAACTGCTGGAGGAGCATCTTGGCGCAGTCCTGTTCGACCGTCGCGCCCGCGGTATCGCCCTGACGTCGGCTGGGGAAGGTTTCAGCGCGATCGTCGAACCGATGCTGGAGAGCCTGCTGAACAATGTGCTGCGCCTTAAAGCCGGTCACAGCAGCCGCAACGTCAGTGTCATCTGTACGCACGCTGTGGCCCAGTACTGGCTGTTCCCGCTATTGCTGCGTTTCAACGAGCAGCACCCTGAATTGACTGTGAATATCCATGCCAGTAATGAAATCAGTGAGCGTGATATTGCCGACTACGACTTCGGCATTCTGTATGGCCATGGCCACTGGAGTTCACTCAAGGCCGACAAGCTATTCGATGAGGTCATCTACCCGATCGCCAGCGTCAAACGTAGCCTTCCTGACGTCGATTCGCTCGAACAACTGCGAACCCTGCCGCTCATTCAACTGGATGCCTCAGCCTGGAATTGCCTGGACTGGCAGGACTGGTTCAGCCACCAGGGCCTGCGTTACCAAGCACCTGCAGAGGCGGTGACGTTCAATCAGGTCAACCTGGTCTTCGAAGCCGTGTTGCAAGGCATGGGAGTAGGTTTGGGCTGGGAGTTCATGGCGCGTGAGCGAATTGAACAAGGGGCGATCCGCCAGGTTTCGGCCTTTGTCGTACACACCGGGCAGGCCGACTATCTGGTGCACGACAAACAGGTGTCCCGCTCGGCCGCCGCACAGGTGTTCGCTGACTGGCTGCTGGCACTCAGTTGA